The window ATGTATACAAGTCACCTCCACCACCCGTGCCCGTTCACAAGTCTCCACCACCGCCAGTATATAAGTCCCCACCACCACCGATGCAcaaatcaccaccaccacctgtttacaagtcaccaccaccaccggttCACAAATCACCACCACCGCCTGTTTACAAGTCACCACCTCCACCTCATTATGTTTAcaagtcaccaccaccaccagttcACAAGTCATCACCTCCACCTACACCCATTTAcaagtcaccaccaccacctccggtTCACAAGTCTCCACCACCACcaaagaaacattacatatataagTCACCACCGCCACCTCCACCAGTTTACAAGTctcctcctcctccaccaccaaaGAAACCATATGTATAcaagtcaccaccaccaccaactccGGTCTATAAatctccaccaccaccaacacCGGTTTACaaatctccaccaccaccaccacctgtgTACAAatccccaccaccaccaccaccggttTACAAGTCTCCGCCACCTCCTCCACCCCCAGTGAAAAAGTACCCACCCCCGCATTACATCTACAGTTCACCACCCCCTCCTCACCATTAAGGAGTGATCGCCATGTTTAAGGATAGTAATTAATAAGTTTATATTCTGAAACTCCAAGAGAAATAATAATCCGGCTGGACAAAAGGGTTGAAAATTTTACGACTTGTATTTGATTTGTGTATTCAATAAATAGTTGCTTCTTTCCGTTTGTTTGATAATAaagatataaataaaaaaattgttattttacatccttaatttatttttgttttatgctTCGTGATAATGAAAACTGTGAACTTTCTTTATTATAAACTTTCAATGCATTATTTAACATTCAACTTCATAAAGATATTCAACATTTTTAATTAGACTATTGAATTATGCATGTTGAACATTATTTGTATAGGCCCATACTTTATCTATTTGTCGTCAACACGAATAGATTACCCCATTTAACTGTAAATTGTATTTAATCACTAAAACAATGCAAAGTAACATATAAAAAATATCCAAAATTATATGGTATAAGAGATCAACTCAAACCTAGACCACGACCACCTGTGTGATACTGCTCTC of the Lactuca sativa cultivar Salinas chromosome 6, Lsat_Salinas_v11, whole genome shotgun sequence genome contains:
- the LOC111901911 gene encoding extensin-3 encodes the protein MGTKRKMSSMVTLLISLAVVIVSLSLPSSATAAYPYSSPPPPPPKKSPPPPPPKHHYVYKSPPPPVYKSPPPPMHKSPPPPVYKSPPPPTPVYKSPPPPKKPYVYKSPPPPVPVHKSPPPPVYKSPPPPMHKSPPPPVYKSPPPPVHKSPPPPVYKSPPPPHYVYKSPPPPVHKSSPPPTPIYKSPPPPPVHKSPPPPKKHYIYKSPPPPPPVYKSPPPPPPKKPYVYKSPPPPTPVYKSPPPPTPVYKSPPPPPPVYKSPPPPPPVYKSPPPPPPPVKKYPPPHYIYSSPPPPHH